AGTATCTCTTATTCCTGCTGTGTCAATTATTCTAATAGGTATTCCATCAACATTTAAATATTCTTCTATAATGTCCCTTGTTGTGCCTGGTACATCAGTCACTATCGCTCTATTTTCCTTTAATAAAGCATTAAGTAACGATGATTTCCCTACATTAGGTTTTCCAACAATAACTATACTAAGACCTTCTCTGATTATCTTACCTTCATCAGCACTTGCTAATAGATTTTTGATTTTTACTATTGTTTTATCAATTCCATTCTTAATTTGCATAATTAAATTATCATCAACAATATCTTCATCATCCTCTGTAAAATCAACAGCATACTCAATTAAAGCTAAAGTATTTAACAAATTTTTTCTCAATTCAACTATCTCTTTTGAAAGCGCACCATTACTTTGAAGCATTGCTGATTTCATTGCCAACTCAGTTTTAGCTGTAATTATATCCATTACAGCTTCTGCTTGACTTAAGTCTATTCTGCCATTTAGAAATGCCCTTTTAGTAAATTCACCAGGTTCTGAAAGTCTTGCACCTGCTTGAATTGCTTGATCTAATACACTATTAGTTGATACAATACCTCCATGACAATTAATTTCAACTACGTTTTCTCCTGTATAACTTCTAGGTGCTTTCATATAAGTTAAAATAACTTCATCAATTATTTCTCTAGTCTTAAAATTTACAATATTTCCATACTTCATAGTGTATGTTTTCATATTTTTAATATCATAATCATTCTTGGGTACAAATATTTCACTAGCTATTTCTAAAGCTTTTTCCCCTGATATTCTAATTATGGCAACACCACCTTCACCAATGGGTGTTGCTATCGCACAAATTGTATCAAATTCTTTCATTCAATTTCCTCCTATATTAAAGAAGATTTTATTAACTATATCGTTTCAAACTAATATCAATTTTACATAACAATATTTAATTAGTCAAAAATATATTACTAAATTTTATTTTATATTTATAAATATTATTATTAAACTTAAAAAGAAAGCCTTCAGGCTTTCTTTTTACAAATCTTTTTTTAATTCAATTACTACTCTTCTAAATGGCTCTTCACCTTCGCTATATGTATTAAC
The window above is part of the Clostridium saccharoperbutylacetonicum N1-4(HMT) genome. Proteins encoded here:
- the mnmE gene encoding tRNA uridine-5-carboxymethylaminomethyl(34) synthesis GTPase MnmE: MKEFDTICAIATPIGEGGVAIIRISGEKALEIASEIFVPKNDYDIKNMKTYTMKYGNIVNFKTREIIDEVILTYMKAPRSYTGENVVEINCHGGIVSTNSVLDQAIQAGARLSEPGEFTKRAFLNGRIDLSQAEAVMDIITAKTELAMKSAMLQSNGALSKEIVELRKNLLNTLALIEYAVDFTEDDEDIVDDNLIMQIKNGIDKTIVKIKNLLASADEGKIIREGLSIVIVGKPNVGKSSLLNALLKENRAIVTDVPGTTRDIIEEYLNVDGIPIRIIDTAGIRDTEDIVEKIGVERSKEKIEEADLVILMIDVSREIDIEDKIIIEKIKNRKHIVLANKIDLDRKISEENINELNNIINISAKSGIGIDDLKKKIKDLFFNGEIKSESLLISNTRHKQALYKSLENCDMALNKVNADEYLDLISIYITAAMKALGEITGDELEEDLLNKIFSEFCVGK